Proteins encoded in a region of the Paenibacillus sp. E222 genome:
- a CDS encoding MFS transporter has protein sequence MGTLQSPEPELGPNGALAAAESPKMANRALWRNVAYRRILCGYGISVFGDCFNGIAISLWVLQTTGSAKSMAAVQVCNMVVSFLFGSFAGTFADRLDRRTLMLSSDLFRGAMAFIIAVSLFVLHAPFPIVLLMLSLSMFSSLFQAPAFHASVTSLVGREHLQQATGTIHLVDNIARISGLAAAGIAVSAFGGFTAIMITGVTFLLSAICVMLAGRFPDVQRSSMHRGSFVKEWGGSFSYIFAHPLIRSIVILNPLLILFFMSAIMLVQVMAVNVWQANPVQFGLIETCIPLGYMLGSGILIASGNRLKRKGRWVFIGLLVLGPLYMLLANVSSPLVALPLIIAGGAMFACCTMLTQIMMRAEVPDELQGRIYGVLGTITSTAPILGLTVVSVLADQWGAQTVLESLGALLLVVGVIASAGLKSIRTYR, from the coding sequence TCCGAAAATGGCCAACAGGGCGCTTTGGCGCAATGTTGCATATCGCAGAATTTTGTGCGGTTACGGCATCTCCGTATTTGGTGATTGCTTCAACGGCATTGCCATCAGTCTGTGGGTGCTGCAGACCACGGGAAGTGCGAAGAGCATGGCAGCTGTACAAGTATGTAATATGGTCGTCAGTTTTCTGTTCGGATCATTCGCGGGTACGTTTGCCGACAGGCTGGATCGCAGAACATTGATGCTGTCGTCGGATTTGTTTCGTGGTGCTATGGCGTTTATCATCGCGGTGAGTCTGTTTGTGCTGCATGCTCCTTTTCCAATCGTACTGCTCATGCTTTCCCTTTCGATGTTCTCCAGCCTGTTTCAGGCGCCTGCCTTTCATGCTTCGGTAACCAGTCTTGTAGGGAGGGAGCATCTGCAGCAAGCTACAGGAACCATTCATCTGGTCGATAATATTGCCCGGATCAGCGGACTGGCCGCAGCGGGGATTGCAGTTTCAGCATTTGGAGGGTTTACGGCTATTATGATTACAGGTGTGACCTTTCTGCTGTCAGCGATATGTGTAATGTTGGCTGGGCGTTTTCCGGATGTACAACGCTCTTCGATGCATAGAGGATCGTTTGTAAAGGAGTGGGGCGGTTCATTTTCCTACATCTTTGCACATCCCCTGATTCGCTCTATCGTTATTCTTAATCCGCTGCTGATTCTTTTCTTCATGTCAGCCATCATGCTTGTTCAAGTCATGGCCGTCAACGTATGGCAGGCGAATCCTGTCCAGTTCGGACTGATCGAGACATGTATTCCACTGGGGTACATGCTGGGTTCCGGAATTCTGATTGCCTCAGGCAACCGGCTGAAACGAAAGGGGCGATGGGTGTTTATCGGTCTGCTGGTTCTCGGCCCACTGTATATGCTGTTAGCCAATGTATCTTCTCCTTTGGTGGCCTTGCCGCTGATCATTGCGGGGGGAGCGATGTTTGCGTGCTGTACAATGTTAACCCAGATCATGATGCGTGCCGAAGTTCCCGATGAGCTGCAGGGGAGAATCTACGGGGTGCTCGGAACCATAACAAGTACAGCCCCGATTCTGGGATTAACGGTGGTTTCCGTTTTGGCTGATCAGTGGGGTGCCCAAACCGTGCTGGAGAGCTTGGGCGCGCTGCTGCTAGTGGTAGGAGTGATTGCTTCAGCTGGATTAAAATCCATTCGGACCTATCGATAG